The DNA sequence TTTTGAAAGGTCAGTCTTGGTCTTCGGTTGAGAATTTTATAGGTATAATGACGTTGGACAGCATCAAAGCGAGCATGGAAATCATCCTGGACCTTTTCGGCCATTAAAATGGCCACAGGATATGGTTTGAGGTGGAAATTCAAGGCCCCAACGACACCGTCAGTCTCTATATCTTTTTCTATAGAGAAATGAGCCACCTGTCCTAACCCATGAACACCAGCATCTGTACGGCCTGAACCATAGAGCGTGGTTTTGACACCGGTGAACTTTTCTATTGCTTCTTCAATCACTTGTTGAACAGACAAATGTTCTTTCTGTCTTTGCCATCCAACAAAGGGTCTGCCGTCATATTCAATAATGATCTTAAATCGTTGCATACTTATTAACAATCCACTTGGGATCCCATTTCTATTGGAAACCCTCTCAAGAATTCTTCTCGATGCATTGGCCCTTTGCCTGCACGTTGAATCTTTTGGATCTGATAAGCCCCGTCCCCACAGGCAATTGTTAAGGCATTATCGAGGAATGTCCCTGCCGGTTTCTGTTTATTATTCCTATGAGGCATAACAGTGCCTGACAAAACTTTAAAACGATGGCCCTCAACTTCAAACCAAGCGCCTGGAAAGGGAAAGAGGCCTCTGACCAGTTGATCTACCTGTTGAGCAGACTGATTCCAACGTATTTTAGCCTCGGATTTTTCAATTTTCCGCGCATAGGTTATCCCGTCTTCCGCTTGGGCTTGGGGTGTTATATTTCCTTCTGCAAAGGCGGTAATTGTTTCATGAATAAGGTCAGCCCCCATTTGAGCGAGACGATCATGCATATCAGCCGTGGTTTCTGTTTCTCCGATTGTCGTTTTCGCTTCTGCAAGAATAGGGCCTGTGTCTAAGCCTGCTTCCATAACCATAATATCGACACCAGTTTCTGAATCTCCTGCCATAATAGCCCGATGTATAGGTGCTGCGCCGCGCCATCGGGGCAGTAGGCTGGCATGGACATTCACACAGCCATATTGTGGGGCGTCTAGTACAGGAACTGGCAAAATCTGGCCAAAAGCGACAACGACGGCCATTTCGAGATTGAGATCTTTAAATTCTTGTATTGCGGCTTCAGTTTTCATGGATTGCGGTGTCAAAACAGGCAGTGCGTGCAGATCAGCCAATTGATGAACAGCACTTTTACGCAGTTGTTTACCGCGTCCTGCGCGTGCAGGGGGTTGCGTATAAACGGCTGCAATCTCGTGCCCTTCTTCAATAAGGGCTTTTAGTGTATAGGTCGCGAAGTCAGGTGTGCCCATAAATGCGAGACGCATAGCAATATCCTAGAGTACTGTTGTTGACTTTGTGGCTTTTGCAACTTTCTTGATAATCATATTGCGCTTTAAGCGCGAAAGATAGTCAATGAAGACGACGCCGTTAAGGTGATCAATCTCATGTTGGACACATGTGGCGGCTAGACCGTCAAACATGGTTTCTTGTTGCTTACCATCATAATCGAGATAACGGACTTTGACGGAGTCTGGTCTTTCTACTTCCGCATAATGTTCAGGGACTGACAAACACCCTTCGTTATATATATTAAACTCAGGGCTTTCCCAAATAACCTCTGGATTAACAAGAAATAGGGGTTTCTTTTCTTCTTCAGTCCCCTCTGTATCCATTACAAGCAAACGCTTTGGCACCCCAACTTGAATTGCGGCAAGGCCAATCCCCGGCGCATCATACATTGTTTCAAGCATGTCATCCATAAGTCGACGGAGGTCATTGTCTACCTGCCCGAGCTCTGTTGAGTTGGTTTTTAATAAAGGATCAGGAACTGATATAATATCAAGCTTTGCCATTTCTACTCTCATTCATCGTCATATTCTGTGAGCACTCTTAGGACTAAGGAGGCCTTGCGTCAAGGAAATGGCGCACTTTTCCAATAGTGAAAGTGATTCTAAAGGTCTTTGTCGATTTTTTCTGAATGATGATAAAGGTTTTTAGGATCTTCAATTTCTACCACCCATACATCAGGATCGTAACGTCTTTCTTTTGAAATTTTTTCGTCGATTTCTTTTTCTGAAAGATTTTGATCAGAGGGGGGATTATCCTGCATATGAGAAGGTGTTCGTCGCCAAACGCGGTTGCCCTCAAAATCGGTAGCTTGTTGTAAGAGATAAGCAGTTCCATCCATCAAACAGACTTTTATGAGGATTGTGCCGCGCTCCCGATCGCCGCGTATCACTTGAAATGCCATAAGTCCTGCGACTTGGCACTGTCTGATGAGGGCTTGTACCCATAATTCTGAGTTGAGGCGGCTACGCCCTTCGGAGGAAAACATATATTTATTCACTTAAGCCCAAGGTTTGCAAACTGTCTTTGAATATTCGCTTAATTTCCGAATCTGGGACCATGAAGAGCAGTCCGCACGATTCTTCGTCCTGCCAAGCGATGCGTGCCTTAACACTGCTGTTGTTTTTCTTAGGGAGAGATAGCGTGACGTCGGTTCCTTCTTTAAAGGGGAGATCCACTCGGATGCGCGCCCCGCCAAGGGATAGATTCCATATTTGACAAGGAAATTCATGGCCGTTTACTGTTAAGAGGGCAGGCCAAAGGACTGAGCGTCGATTGTGCTGACGCTGACTTTGAGACTGAGAGTCGTTCTTTTGTTTAGAAAGATTCGGCATAGGTTTCAAATTATCCGTTAAATAAGCACACAGAGTATGCCTTTTAATCTATTCAATGTCATTATTTCCCTAAAAAATAGCTAAAATTTAAGGGAACTTGCAACATGCATTGTCGTACAGCTGAATCTGTTGCATCTTGCAACAGTTCTGGTACTTTAAACTAATTCTGCGTTTAAGAGGTCTTGACTAAGTCATATAGAGGGAGTCGGCGAAGCGTAAGAGTGAGAGGGAAGACGTTAGTGACAGGGGGGGATGTGACAAAACCTGCATCAATATTGATCGTCGAAGACAGTCGTTCTTTGGCGCTGACCTATGTGGTTTATCTTCAGGATCAGTCCTTTTCGGTTTCAACCGTCGAAACGGGGCAGGAGGCGAAGAAAGCAATTTTAAAAAATCGTCCAAAAATAATATTACTAGATTTAAAACTTCCAGATATGGATGGTTTAGATATTTTGAAATGGATGAATTCTAATAAAATTACGGCTCAAGTGATCGTTATTACAGCCCATGGTTCAGTCTCTATTGCTGTGGATGCTATGCAGGCTGGGGCTTTTGATTTCTTGTTGAAACCTTTTTCCAAGGAACGCCTTGTTACCACAGTACGCAATGCTTCTAAACTTATTGAATTAGAAACAATTGTTGAACATTACAGAGACAATTCCAATAGTAAAGCAGTGGGGGATTTTATAGGAGAAAGTGCCCCTATGAAGGCTGTCTATCGCATGATAAGTGATGCGGCTCCTTCTCGCGCCAGCACCTTTATCATGGGAGAATCTGGGACTGGGAAAGAATTATGTGCGGAAGCTATTCATCTTCATAGCCCAAGAAAAGAAAAACCTTTCGTCGCATTAAACTGTGCTGCCATTCCTGCGAATCTGATCGAAAGTGAAATTTTTGGTCATAAGAAAGGGGCGTTCACCGGAGCCTCAGAGGATCGAGACGGGGCGGCGGTAAAGGCGGATGGAGGCACGCTTTTTCTTGATGAGATTTGTGAAATGCCGATGGATTTACAGGCGAAGCTTCTTAGATTTGTCCAAAATGGGACCGTCATGCCCTTGGGCAGTACAGACGAGGTTAAAGTGAATGTGCGCTTTGTCTGTGCCACCAATAGAACGCCGTGGGAGGAAGTGGAAAGAGGAACTTTTAGAGAAGACCTCTATTATCGGTTGCATGTAATCCCCATTCATTTACCGCCGCTTAGAGATCGGGGAAATGATATCATTCGAATTGCTGAATATTTACTCCATCGCTATGCAAAGGAGGAAGGAAAAGACTTTGAGAAGATTGGTCCTTCTGCAATTTCTGCCTTAATGGCGCATGATTGGCCTGGAAATGTGCGAGAGTTGTCCAATGTTATTCAGTCTGCTGTTGTGTTGAATGAGGGGCCAGATCTTAAAGGAACAATGATTGCTGATTTAGTGGGCCGGGGTCGCCGTCGGCGAGACCAGTTAAGTCACGCTCAGACAGAGTCCAAACAAAGAATGACTGTTCATCAAGATGATCAAGAGGTTGAAAGTATAAGGCCCCTTGATCAAGTTGAAAGGGAGGCCATAGAGCATGCTATTGCCTTGATGGATGGGAAAGTTCGGAAGGCAGCAAAAGCATTGAATGTGAATGCTTCAACGCTATATAGGAAAATGAAATCATGGGGTGTCGATCCGGTTTGATGTCATAAGCTATGACCAGCCAACTCCCCATAACTAACTATTAAAGAAATATAACAGCAGGAGATCAAAATGCGTGCACAGTCTATTCTAGATTTAATTGGCAACACGGCGCATGTGAGAGTGTCAAATTTATTTCCAGATCATGAGGTTTGGATCAAGCAAGAGCGTTCTAACCCTGGGGGCTCAATCAAAGACAGAATTGCTCTGGCTATGATTACAGCCGCTGAAGAAAAGGGCGATTTGAAACCGGGGGGTACAATCATCGAGCCGACTAGTGGGAATACTGGGATCGGTCTTGCCATGGTTGCAGCCGTGCGCGGGTATCGGATCATTCTCGTGATGCCTGAAAGTATGTCCATTGAACGACGTCGTTTGATGCTGGCTTATGGAGCAGAATTTGACCTCACGCCTAAAGAGCTTGGCATGAAGGGGGCTATTGCACGCGCTGAGGCACTTGTAGCGGAGAATGAAGGGGCCTGGATGCCGGCTCAATTTGAAAATCCTGCTAATATTGCTATTCATGAAGCAACAACCGCTCAGGAGATTGCAGCAGATTTTCCTGAGGGATTGGACTATATGGTTACGGGCGTTGGCACTGGCGGGCATTTTTCAGGTGTGTCAAAAGTGTTGAAAGAAAAGTGGCCTGCAATGAAAGCATTTGCTGTTGAGCCAGACTTATCGCCAGTTCTGTCGGGTGGTGATCCCAGTCCACATCCGATTCAAGGTATCGGTGCAGGCTTTGTCCCCAAAAATATGAATTTAAACATTGCAGATCAAATTGTGACAGTGGCCGCAGAAGATGCCAAGGAATGGGCCCGTCGAGCCGCGTCAAAAGAAGCGATGTTGGTTGGAATTTCTTCTGGTGCAACGCTTGCAGCCATTCACAAAATATTACCAGACCTTCCAAAAGGTAGTCGGATATTAGGGTTTAATTACGATACTGGGGAGCGCTATTTGTCTATTCCTGATTTTTTACCAACACCGGAATAGAACAATCAACCAACAACTAAAAAAGGCCAGCTTCCCGCTGGCCTTCCTTTCAATAGAGTAAAAGGTTCCTGTTACTAGGGACAGGAACCCACCTTATTCAGAATTGTCATCTTTCAGTTTTTCCAGAACGATTGAGGTGTGACAGGCTAGTCCTGCCATTGTGACAAGATCCGTCGCCGTAGAGGTCATCCGTGCAATCTGAACAGACTCACTCATGCCAAGCAGCATGGGTCCAATAATACGTCCCCCTCCCAGCTCTGCTAGAAGTTTATAACTGATATTGGCAGAGAAAAGGCCTGGCATGATTAAGACATTGGCAGGGCCTGAAAGATTCATGAATGGATACTCTTTCATCAAATCTGGGTTCAGGGCCACATCAGCTTGCATTTCGCCATCAAATTCAAAATTTACATTGCGGTCTTGTAGGATACGCACGGCTTGCTGCATCGCTTCTGTCTTACTTGATGGCGGGTTTCCAAAATTCGAGAAAGAAAGGAAAGCCACGCGAGGTTCGTGCCCCATACGGCGTACAAAATGGGCAGCATTAATTGCAATATCAGCCATTTCTTCAGCATTTGGTCTTTTGTTAACCGTAGTATCTGCCATAAAGACAGTTCTATTTTTGGTAACAATCACTGACATCCCAAAAGGTTTTATGCCAGGCAATGGATCAATCACTTTCTTGATGTTTTTCATGGCCCGCCAATATTGTCGAGTTACCCCTGTAATAACAGCATCCGCATGGCCCTGTGCAACCATAAGACTGGAGAAGACGTTTCGATCACGTTTCACTAACCGCTTCACATCACGGAGAAGGTATCCGCGGCGATTGAGACGCTCGTAGAGATATTCTGTATATTCAGCTGTGTGTGGGCTGTTGCCTGCGTTAACAATTTCAAATTGTGTGTCATCCACACCCATTTCTTTGAGCTTTTCGCGAATAGGCGCCTCATATCCTACCAGTATAGGAATGCCGTAGCCACTTGATTTAAAGCCAACGGCTGCTCTTAGAACCTTGTCTTCTTCAGCTTCAGCAAAGACGACTTTGCGCGGCTTGCGGCGTTTTAATTCTTCGAACATTGTTGAGAGAGTATCAACGGTTGGATCTAGTCTCGCAGCGAGCGCTTCTTCGTAAGCCTCCATGTCATCAATGGCAAGACGTGCCACGCCTGTTTCCATTGCAGCTTGGGCAACTTTAGGAGGAATATATTTAATGAGTCGCGGATCAAAAGGGGCTGGTATGATATAGTCTGGTCCATAATGAGGTTGTTCGCCGCCGTATGCTGCTGCTACTTCGTCGGGGACATCTTCACGAGCCAATTCAGCCAGAGCCATCGCACAGGCAATTTTCATCTCATCATTGATTGTACGAGCCCGCACATCGAGAGCCCCTCGAAAAATATAAGGGAATCCAAGGACATTATTCACCTGGTTAGGGTAGTCACTGCGGCCTGTGGCCATAATCGCATCGGGGCGTACTGCTTTCACGTCCTCAGGTGTAATTTCAGGATCAGGGTTTGCCATAGCAAAAACGATCGGCTTTTCAGCCATAGATTTCACCATATCCTGACTGATGGCGCCTGCTGCCGCTAGACCGAGCACCACATCGGCCCCTACCATGGCCTCTGAAAGTGTGCGATGCTCCGTATCAATTGCGTGAGCAGATTTCCATTGATTCATACCTTCAGTTCGGCCTGAATAAATGACACCATCACGGTCAACCATTGTCACATTTTCATGGGGCATGCCCATCGCCTTGATGAGTTCAATACATGCGATACAGGCAGCACCAGCACCCACGGCGACCAATTTTGTATTTTTGATATCTCTGTTGGTGAGATCAAGTGCGTTAATCAAACCAGCTGCTGCGATAATCGCTGTGCCATGCTGGTCATCATGGAAGACAGGGATATCCATTAATTCTCTGAGGCGTTGCTCAATAATAAAACAAGCGGGCGAACCGATGTCTTCAAGATTAATGCCTCCAAATGAAGGGCCAAGCAATTTTACACAGTTTACGAATTCGTCGATGTCTTCACTATCAACTTCTAGATCGATGCTATCAACATCAGCAAATCTTTTGAAAAGAACAGACTTTCCTTCCATGACAGGTTTACTGGCTGCAGCCCCCAAATTCCCCAGACCGAGGATCGCAGTTCCGTTCGAAATGACAGCCACTAAATTGCCTTTAGTGGTATAGTCATACGCTGTGTCAGGGTTCTTTGCTATTTCGAGCACAGGAACCGCTACACCTGGACTATAAGCGAGAGAGAGATCGCGCTGAGTAGCCATAGGTTTTGTTGGTGTAATTTCTAATTTGCCTGGACGACCGTGTGAGTGAAAACGCAACGCCTCGTCATCTGTAAACTTACTGTTTTTGATTGGCATGAAAGGAGCCTCTTTTTTTGTTCTTTCAGTTGATCTATTGATCAGCTCTTTTATAGTGGGACCATGTAAGGGATTTAAACCTAATGCTCTGTAAGGGGCCTATATTACTGCAGTCATAAAAATAATAAAGACTTAATCGATATAAAAGGACCTTGGGGTGCTGGATAAAGTAAATAAAAATAATAAGATAGACATTTCTCCCCGTCAAAAGTGGCTAGATGCTGCGGCTCAGCCGGACGTCACACCCATGATGAAACAATTTCTCGAGATAAAAGCAGACCATAGCGAGAGTCTACTCTTTTATCGGATGGGTGATTTTTATGAACTGTTTTTTGATGACGCCGTTCAGGCTTCAGAGGCGTTAGATATTACGTTAACAAAGCGAGGGAAGCATTCTGGGGACGATATCCCCATGTGCGGGGTTCCTTATCATGCCTCTGAAATGTATTTAGCGCGCCTCATAAAAAAAGGGTTTAAAGTTGCTGTTTGTGAACAAACTGAATCCCCGGAAGAAGCAAAAAAAAGAGGCTATAAAGCTGTTGTTCGGCGGGAAGTCGTTCGTCTTGTAACACCAGGAACTCTCACTGAAGATAATTTATTAGAGGCTCGGGCTCATAATTATCTTGTCGCCCTTGGTCAGGCTAAAAGCGGTCTTTCTTTAGCAGTCTGCGATATTTCAACAGGTGAGTTCACCGTCATCCCAACGGCAATAAACCGTCTCGATGCTGACCTCGCCAGAATCCAGCCAGGCGAATTATTAATCACTGATAAGCTTCATGAGGATGATGGCATCGCGCCTGCCCTATTCGATTGGCGTCATATTTTGTCCAAGGTTGAT is a window from the Temperatibacter marinus genome containing:
- the fmt gene encoding methionyl-tRNA formyltransferase, whose product is MRLAFMGTPDFATYTLKALIEEGHEIAAVYTQPPARAGRGKQLRKSAVHQLADLHALPVLTPQSMKTEAAIQEFKDLNLEMAVVVAFGQILPVPVLDAPQYGCVNVHASLLPRWRGAAPIHRAIMAGDSETGVDIMVMEAGLDTGPILAEAKTTIGETETTADMHDRLAQMGADLIHETITAFAEGNITPQAQAEDGITYARKIEKSEAKIRWNQSAQQVDQLVRGLFPFPGAWFEVEGHRFKVLSGTVMPHRNNKQKPAGTFLDNALTIACGDGAYQIQKIQRAGKGPMHREEFLRGFPIEMGSQVDC
- a CDS encoding PilZ domain-containing protein: MPNLSKQKNDSQSQSQRQHNRRSVLWPALLTVNGHEFPCQIWNLSLGGARIRVDLPFKEGTDVTLSLPKKNNSSVKARIAWQDEESCGLLFMVPDSEIKRIFKDSLQTLGLSE
- a CDS encoding sigma-54-dependent transcriptional regulator — translated: MTKPASILIVEDSRSLALTYVVYLQDQSFSVSTVETGQEAKKAILKNRPKIILLDLKLPDMDGLDILKWMNSNKITAQVIVITAHGSVSIAVDAMQAGAFDFLLKPFSKERLVTTVRNASKLIELETIVEHYRDNSNSKAVGDFIGESAPMKAVYRMISDAAPSRASTFIMGESGTGKELCAEAIHLHSPRKEKPFVALNCAAIPANLIESEIFGHKKGAFTGASEDRDGAAVKADGGTLFLDEICEMPMDLQAKLLRFVQNGTVMPLGSTDEVKVNVRFVCATNRTPWEEVERGTFREDLYYRLHVIPIHLPPLRDRGNDIIRIAEYLLHRYAKEEGKDFEKIGPSAISALMAHDWPGNVRELSNVIQSAVVLNEGPDLKGTMIADLVGRGRRRRDQLSHAQTESKQRMTVHQDDQEVESIRPLDQVEREAIEHAIALMDGKVRKAAKALNVNASTLYRKMKSWGVDPV
- a CDS encoding NADP-dependent malic enzyme, producing the protein MPIKNSKFTDDEALRFHSHGRPGKLEITPTKPMATQRDLSLAYSPGVAVPVLEIAKNPDTAYDYTTKGNLVAVISNGTAILGLGNLGAAASKPVMEGKSVLFKRFADVDSIDLEVDSEDIDEFVNCVKLLGPSFGGINLEDIGSPACFIIEQRLRELMDIPVFHDDQHGTAIIAAAGLINALDLTNRDIKNTKLVAVGAGAACIACIELIKAMGMPHENVTMVDRDGVIYSGRTEGMNQWKSAHAIDTEHRTLSEAMVGADVVLGLAAAGAISQDMVKSMAEKPIVFAMANPDPEITPEDVKAVRPDAIMATGRSDYPNQVNNVLGFPYIFRGALDVRARTINDEMKIACAMALAELAREDVPDEVAAAYGGEQPHYGPDYIIPAPFDPRLIKYIPPKVAQAAMETGVARLAIDDMEAYEEALAARLDPTVDTLSTMFEELKRRKPRKVVFAEAEEDKVLRAAVGFKSSGYGIPILVGYEAPIREKLKEMGVDDTQFEIVNAGNSPHTAEYTEYLYERLNRRGYLLRDVKRLVKRDRNVFSSLMVAQGHADAVITGVTRQYWRAMKNIKKVIDPLPGIKPFGMSVIVTKNRTVFMADTTVNKRPNAEEMADIAINAAHFVRRMGHEPRVAFLSFSNFGNPPSSKTEAMQQAVRILQDRNVNFEFDGEMQADVALNPDLMKEYPFMNLSGPANVLIMPGLFSANISYKLLAELGGGRIIGPMLLGMSESVQIARMTSTATDLVTMAGLACHTSIVLEKLKDDNSE
- the truA gene encoding tRNA pseudouridine(38-40) synthase TruA, whose amino-acid sequence is MQRFKIIIEYDGRPFVGWQRQKEHLSVQQVIEEAIEKFTGVKTTLYGSGRTDAGVHGLGQVAHFSIEKDIETDGVVGALNFHLKPYPVAILMAEKVQDDFHARFDAVQRHYTYKILNRRPRLTFQKGLVWHVPKRLDVDAMQAGANHLIGMHDFTTFRHVHCQSDSPVKTLDYLKVERLNGSDEIHIHAGARSFLHHQIRSITGTLSMVGHGQWAPEDVKIALQACDRSRLGLNAPPDGLYFRKVDY
- the def gene encoding peptide deformylase, with product MAKLDIISVPDPLLKTNSTELGQVDNDLRRLMDDMLETMYDAPGIGLAAIQVGVPKRLLVMDTEGTEEEKKPLFLVNPEVIWESPEFNIYNEGCLSVPEHYAEVERPDSVKVRYLDYDGKQQETMFDGLAATCVQHEIDHLNGVVFIDYLSRLKRNMIIKKVAKATKSTTVL
- a CDS encoding DUF1491 family protein, whose translation is MFSSEGRSRLNSELWVQALIRQCQVAGLMAFQVIRGDRERGTILIKVCLMDGTAYLLQQATDFEGNRVWRRTPSHMQDNPPSDQNLSEKEIDEKISKERRYDPDVWVVEIEDPKNLYHHSEKIDKDL
- the cysK gene encoding cysteine synthase A — protein: MRAQSILDLIGNTAHVRVSNLFPDHEVWIKQERSNPGGSIKDRIALAMITAAEEKGDLKPGGTIIEPTSGNTGIGLAMVAAVRGYRIILVMPESMSIERRRLMLAYGAEFDLTPKELGMKGAIARAEALVAENEGAWMPAQFENPANIAIHEATTAQEIAADFPEGLDYMVTGVGTGGHFSGVSKVLKEKWPAMKAFAVEPDLSPVLSGGDPSPHPIQGIGAGFVPKNMNLNIADQIVTVAAEDAKEWARRAASKEAMLVGISSGATLAAIHKILPDLPKGSRILGFNYDTGERYLSIPDFLPTPE